GGGCCTTTCCCGTCCGGTCCACCAGCACCGAGCCCTGCATCTGGCAGCAGAAAGCGATGCCGGCCACGCTTTCGGCCGGTATGCCGGTATTGGCCAGAATTCGTCTGCTGGACTGACAGATGGCCGTCCACCAGTCGTCGGCAGCCTGTTCCGCGCCGCCGTCGGCGGTCATGGTCAGGGGATATTCCGCCAGACAGGCATCCACCTGTTCCAGGCGCTCATCGATCCGGTACAGGCAGGTCTTGCTTCCGGTGGTGCCCACGTCGTGGGCCATAATGAAATGGGGAGGCTGCATGGCGTTGTCCATTGGAATTCCTGCTGTGTCAAACGCCCTCGACATTTTTGAATACCCGCTCGAAGGCCGCCAGAGCGTCGTCAATCACATCGTCGGTATCGGCCATGGAGGTATACAGGCGGCTGCCGGCAAGGGTGATGATCCCCTCGGCGGAAAAAGCGGCCCCCATCTCCTCCATCATCTGCTTGCGCGGACCGATCTCGGTGAAAATATTGGGATCGGTCACCTCCAGCAGCATGACCCCGGAGGTTTGCAGGTGGCAGATGGAGCCGATGTTGAAAACGACGTACGGCAAATTGTACGCCTCGATCAGACGGGCGAGGCCCTGACTGAGGCGGTCGCCGGCCTTCCCGGCCTTGACATGGGCCTCGGTCTCCTCGATGGCTTTGATGGCGTAATAACCTGCGGCACAGCTCAGGGGATTGGCCGCCAGGGTCCCACCGACATAGGCCCGGGGCTTGCCCGATTCGAGCCCTGCGGCCAGGGTCGCCATGACATCCCGGCGCCCGCCCAGGCCGCCGGCTGCCGGGTATCCGCCGGCCACGCACTTTCCGAAGACGGTCAGATCCGGGCGCACGCCAAAATAGCCCTGGGCCCCGCCCAGTCCCACCCGAAAACCGGTAACGACCTCATCGAAAATCAACAGGGCCCCGAATTGGTCGCACAGTTCCCGCACCTGCCGGTTGTATTCGGCCAGCACCGGCCGGGTGGCGCTCTCCGGTCCCAGCGGCTCCACGATGACCGCGGCCGTACCTTCATCTTTTTGATTTTCCGCCAGCAGGGCCGCAAGCGCTTCAATGTCATTGGGATAGACCTCCTGGGTCGCGGCCAGGCACCCTTTTGGAATGCCGTGGGCCTCGAAGGAACCGGTGCCGGGGATGTGCAGCCCGTACACCATCTGGTCGCTCCAGCCGTGATAGGCCCCGCCGACTTTGATCACCTTTTCCTTGCCGGTAAAACAGCGTGCGGCCCGAATGGCGGCCAGCACCCCTTCGGTCCCGGAGCCCAGCATGCGAAACAGTTCGATGGATGGCATATGACGGTTGATCAACCGGGCCAGTTTCATTTCGTAGGTGTGAAACAGGCCTGTGACCGGACCGCATTCGCGGATCAGTTCGATCACCTTTTCCTGGACCGGCAGGTAGTTGCTGCCCAGCACCGTCGGGCCGCCGGCCTGGAGAAAGTCGATGTAGCGGTTGCCGTCCACATCCCACAGGTAGGGTCCCTCGGCCCGGGTCATGGCCAGGGGGAAAGGATAGTTAAATGCCAAATTGTGCTGCACCCCACCGGGAATGTAGGTTTTGGCTTCCTCGACGATGGCTTTCGAACCGGCGCAGCGCGTATCGAAGTGGTCGAGGACCGCCTTCATTTTATCGCGGCGAAGCGGGCGCATGGGCTGGCTCACCAGTTCTCTCAGCTGTTGCATGATCATGGGCACATCCGGCCACCGGGAAATGGCATGGGCAGTTGCGGTCATGGGCGACTCCTTGAAGCAAAAGGGGAAAGACACATTCTTTTAACTGACTGGTCAGTACAAATTTAGTCAAAACACAACCCGGTGTCAAGTCTAAAAAAATAGTTATAAAGTAGCTTTCTTCTATTATAGAATATTTCTTTTCTTATGCGAAACCGATCGCGAATTTCGGGTCGGAACGCGTTCTTGAAAACCATGTAATAATAGTGATATGTCTTACCGGTTAGCGACACAATCCCACGAAAGGCTCCCTGGATGAAAACCCATAGAAAAGACCATGTCGCTTCCGGCTCCTTCGTGGCCGGCGGCACCCAGCCGCGGCTGCTCCAGGCTTTTCTGGGCACCTGCGTGGGCGTGGCCATCGTGGATGAAACCGCCGGAATTGGTGGGCTGATTCACCTGCTGCTGCCGGAACCGATCAATTTGCAGAGCGTGGACTGCCCGCATAAATATGCCTCTACCGGCATTCCGATATTCATCGCAGAACTCGTCGAGTTGGGCGCCCACCCGGAGAATATGCGCGCCGTAGTCGCCGGGGGTGCGCTAGTGGGGCCGCTGGCACCCCGGGACATGAACCTGGATATCGGCGGCAGAACCGCCGATACGGTTATGGATATCCTCCGTCAAAAAAAAATTGCGGTGGTGGCGTCGGAGACGGGCGGTTTTTTTACCTGCACCCTGGAACTGGACATGCAAAACTGGCGGTGGCATATCCGGCCGGCCGGATTCGATGTGCCGGCCACCCAGCCCGGCATGCCGTCTCCTGCGGCTTTGGATATCGCTATGGCCATCGAATCCGTTCGCCCCATCCCCCAGGTGGCCCTGAAAGTCCTGCGAATCATGCAGGAAGGGGAATATGACATCGGGAAAATCGCCGAAGAGGTGAAAACGGATCAGGTGATCAGCGCCAGAACCATTCAGCTTTGCAACTCAGCCCTGTTTTCCAAAAGCCGGGAGGTGTGCTCCCTGGACCACGCCCTGGTGTTTTTGGGCCAGGAGCTGTTCCTCAAACTGGTGATATCTGCGGCGGTAAACAGCTACTACAGCCAGTGCGGAAACGGCGGCTATAGTCTTTGCAAGGGCGGGCTGTACCACCACGCCGTCGGCACGGCCATGATCGCCGAAAAAATCGCAGCAATGACGGGGAAGCAGGCGCCGGCCGTCGCTTACACGGCCGGCCTTCTGCACGATATCGGCAAAGTCGTTCTGGACCACTATATCGCCGGCACCTATCCCATGCTCTACCGGGAGTTTCAGGATCGCCAGGCGGAGCTGATCGACGTGGAAAATCGAATACTCTCGATGGATCACCCCCGAACCGGTGAAATGCTGGCCAGACAGTGGTCCCTGCCGGACGGGCTCACCGAGGCCATCCGTTTTCACCATGATCCGGAGAAAAGCAACGGAGATCGAACCCTGACCACCATCGTTTACCTGGCAGATCTGCTCATGTCCCGATTCCACACCGGCCTTGAACTGGAGCGCCTGGGAACGGACAACCTGACCAATCATCTGTCACGGCTCGATCTGCCGGCAAATCGGTTCGACAGCCTGGTGGATCTGATTCCGCTGGAAGTCCTTCAACCCGCCGCGGAGACGACGGGAAACGGCAACGGCGGCCAAAAACCAACTTGAGAAATCACGCCCATGGATAAAACCAAGCAAGCCCAACTGAAACAGATACCCGGCGTCGACCGCATCCTTGAGTATGGCAACCAGGGAAGTCAATTCGAAGACGTCCCCAAATCGGTTCTGCTGCCTGCCATTCGCCAGGCCATCGAAGCCCTGCGGACAGCGGTATTGACTGCGTCCACTCCCCTGGAGGCCGACCGCTTCTCGATGGCGGCGCTGGCCGCGGCGGCGCTCGACAGCTCCCGAAAGGCCATGACCCTGAACCTGAAGCGGACCATCAACGCTACCGGCGTGGTGGTGCACACCAACCTGGGCCGCTCCCTGCTCTCCGCCCGGGTGCTCAATAACCTGAACACCATCTCCAGCCGCTACTCCAATCTCGAATTCGACCTCGAAAAAGGTAAACGCGGCTCCCGTTACAGCGCCGTGGAGGGCATCCTGTGCGAACTGAGCGGCGCCCCGGCAGCCATGGTCGTGAACAACAATGCCGCGGCGGTCCTGCTCTGCCTGGACACCCTGGCCAAGGGCCGGGAAGTGATCGTCTCCCGCGGTGAACTGGTCGAGATTGGCGGCGCCTTCCGCATTCCCGATGTCATGGCAAAAAGCGGCGCCATCCTCAAAGAGGTGGGCACCACCAACCGGACCCACCCCCGCGACTACGAAAATGCCATCAACGAACAGACCGGTCTGCTGCTCAAGGCCCACACCAGCAATTACAGCATCGTCGGATTCACGAAAGCGGTATCCCTGCCCGATCTGGTTTCCATCGGCCGCAAGCACAACCTTCCCGTGATGGAAGATCTGGGCAGCGGAACCTTCGTCGATTTTTCGAAATACGGCCTGATCAAGGAGCCCACGGTCCAGGAAGCACTGGAATCCGGCGCCGACGTGGTCACCTTCAGCGGAGACAAGCTGCTGGGCGGCCCCCAGGCGGGCATT
This window of the uncultured Desulfosarcina sp. genome carries:
- a CDS encoding aminotransferase class III-fold pyridoxal phosphate-dependent enzyme, which codes for MTATAHAISRWPDVPMIMQQLRELVSQPMRPLRRDKMKAVLDHFDTRCAGSKAIVEEAKTYIPGGVQHNLAFNYPFPLAMTRAEGPYLWDVDGNRYIDFLQAGGPTVLGSNYLPVQEKVIELIRECGPVTGLFHTYEMKLARLINRHMPSIELFRMLGSGTEGVLAAIRAARCFTGKEKVIKVGGAYHGWSDQMVYGLHIPGTGSFEAHGIPKGCLAATQEVYPNDIEALAALLAENQKDEGTAAVIVEPLGPESATRPVLAEYNRQVRELCDQFGALLIFDEVVTGFRVGLGGAQGYFGVRPDLTVFGKCVAGGYPAAGGLGGRRDVMATLAAGLESGKPRAYVGGTLAANPLSCAAGYYAIKAIEETEAHVKAGKAGDRLSQGLARLIEAYNLPYVVFNIGSICHLQTSGVMLLEVTDPNIFTEIGPRKQMMEEMGAAFSAEGIITLAGSRLYTSMADTDDVIDDALAAFERVFKNVEGV
- a CDS encoding HDOD domain-containing protein — translated: MKTHRKDHVASGSFVAGGTQPRLLQAFLGTCVGVAIVDETAGIGGLIHLLLPEPINLQSVDCPHKYASTGIPIFIAELVELGAHPENMRAVVAGGALVGPLAPRDMNLDIGGRTADTVMDILRQKKIAVVASETGGFFTCTLELDMQNWRWHIRPAGFDVPATQPGMPSPAALDIAMAIESVRPIPQVALKVLRIMQEGEYDIGKIAEEVKTDQVISARTIQLCNSALFSKSREVCSLDHALVFLGQELFLKLVISAAVNSYYSQCGNGGYSLCKGGLYHHAVGTAMIAEKIAAMTGKQAPAVAYTAGLLHDIGKVVLDHYIAGTYPMLYREFQDRQAELIDVENRILSMDHPRTGEMLARQWSLPDGLTEAIRFHHDPEKSNGDRTLTTIVYLADLLMSRFHTGLELERLGTDNLTNHLSRLDLPANRFDSLVDLIPLEVLQPAAETTGNGNGGQKPT
- the selA gene encoding L-seryl-tRNA(Sec) selenium transferase produces the protein MDKTKQAQLKQIPGVDRILEYGNQGSQFEDVPKSVLLPAIRQAIEALRTAVLTASTPLEADRFSMAALAAAALDSSRKAMTLNLKRTINATGVVVHTNLGRSLLSARVLNNLNTISSRYSNLEFDLEKGKRGSRYSAVEGILCELSGAPAAMVVNNNAAAVLLCLDTLAKGREVIVSRGELVEIGGAFRIPDVMAKSGAILKEVGTTNRTHPRDYENAINEQTGLLLKAHTSNYSIVGFTKAVSLPDLVSIGRKHNLPVMEDLGSGTFVDFSKYGLIKEPTVQEALESGADVVTFSGDKLLGGPQAGIILGSTQHIDRIKANPLTRALRIDKMTLAALEGTLQLYRDERQAVEQIPTLAMLTMPLKAIEARAAELKSRLDALSQAGLAVELMEAASRAGGGSLPLLNLPSCCVGVQIDGMSANGIERWMRNGTPPVIGRIENDRFIMDPRTLQEEELEIIEKAFERMLAENPRGR